In Salvia miltiorrhiza cultivar Shanhuang (shh) chromosome 4, IMPLAD_Smil_shh, whole genome shotgun sequence, the DNA window ATTGAGACATTcaaattaagattttttttgtGAGAGGTTTTGAGTTTAATCTCGCCCGCATACGATgtagttttttcatttttatataatgCAATGGTCTCGTTTACGtgatttttttccctttttatgTGATGTAAATGTTCCGTCTGCATGCAGatgatttatttgattatatttagatagcttgcttctttcactaaAACTTAAGATGTTGAACCATCTTGATTTGTGGATATTCATTCCTCCATGTGAGGTGAGAGATCTGAAACTATGACTATGAGTAATAGATTTCACTTTTacgttaaataaaataattttatttatattttatttataaaattagaacatagttatttttttggttAAATTTTCTTATGAGGGCCAGTTTGGTAATATTGTACAAGTCAACCTATGACGTCAATTTTGGAGCTAAGTCCTCCGCCCCAAATTCTTTCACACGGCATCCACGACCACGATTGCACAATAAAAACACACAGCCACCACACAAAACTCCGGCAGCCTCCAACCACCACAACTTCCACCGCTGGCGGCAACGACCAGCAGCAGCAATGGCTCCGACTCCATCCAAATGCCACCTCTTTCTCCTCCACTTCACCACACTCATCCTCCTCGTCCAATCAAGACCTCCAACACTCCTCCGCTCCGACCTTGAAGCTCTCTTGCTCATCCACAAGGACCTCGGCTTCCGCCGCAGCCCCGCGGCGAACCCCTGCGATTCCGCCGGAATACTCTGCGAGAGGCGGAGCGTCAACACCTCGCACACGCTCCGGATCACCGGCCTCGTCTTCGAATCGCAGCAGCTCGACGGCAGGCTCTCTCCCGCCATTTCCAAGCTCACCGAGCTCAAACAACTCTCCCTACAAGACAACAACCTCTTCGATCAAATCCCAGCTCAAATCGTGGAATGCAAGAAGCTCGAGATCCTCGACCTCAGAAACAATCAATTCTCCGGCCAAATCCCACTCGGCTTATCGTGGCTGATCCGCCTCCGAGTTCTCGATCTCTCCGGGAACATGTTCACCGGCAACCTCAAGTTCCTGAAGCACTTCCCCAACCTGGAGAAGCTCAACCTCGCTGACAACATGTTCGCCGGCACCGTGCCGGCGTCGCTGCGGTCGTTCCGGAATCTTCAATTCGTCGATGTCTCCGGCAACAGCCTCCTCGTGGGCCCTCTTCCGTCGATCAACAACCACGAAAATCAGGAACACAGCCAAGCCCCGGGCATGCTCCGGCAAACCACCGGgtaattattttcaattattatatttatattgtatGTTGTAACTtctttactttttatttatagaaTCGTAATGTCGATCCTTTAAACTTGTTGTATGTTGtacaaaaatttaatttggtcTGCTCATTTTTTAAATTCTAGCTCCGCCGCTGATCAAAGCCACCACTCCGTGGCTGCAGAATCGACTGGAATCCAATCCACGATCCCAAAACGCTACTCCTTGGCCGAAATTTCCCCCGCCGCTGCGAAGAACGGCACCAAATTACCAGCCCTGTTCCTCGCCCCGGGCCCATCTCCGGCGGGAGGTCCGTCAGCCGCTCCCACCGGCAGACACAGGAAAAGCAACAAGAAGAGAATAATCGGGTGGTCTCTCGGATTCGTGGCCGGAGTAATCGGAGGAATCTTATCTGGATTAGTCTTCTCCTTAGTTTTCAAGCTGCTCCTGCTCCTAATCAACGGCAGAAACAAGGATACCGGAATTAAAATATTCTCCCCATTGATCAAGAAGCCAGAAGACCTGGCCTTCTTAGAAAAAGAAGACGGATTATCATCGCTCAACATCATCGGAAAAGGCGGATGCGGCGAAGTCTACAAAGCCGTTTTACCGGGAAGCGACGGCAAGGAAATCGCAATCAAGAAGATAAACCAGTCGGCCACAGACACGGAGGAGCTGACGGAAGAAGACAGCAAGCTCCTGAACAAGAAAATGCGGCAAATCCGATCCGAAATCAAGACCGTGGGAGAAATCCGCCACCGCAACCTCCTGCCCCTGCTGGCCCACCTCCCGCGGCCGGACTGCCACTACTTAGTCTACGAGTACATGAAGAACGGCAGCGTGCACGACTACCTGCTGCAGGTGTCGAGAGGGGAGAGGGAGCTGGATTGGGCGGCGAGGTACAAGATCATCATGGGGATCGCGGCTGGGCTCGAGTATCTGCACATGAACCACACGCCGCGTATCATCCACAGGGACCTGAAGCCCGCCAACGTGCTGCTGGACGACGAGATGGAGGCACGGATCGCGGACTTCGGGCTGGCCAAGTCAGTGCCGGACGCCAACACGCACGTGTCCACGTCCAACATTGCGGGCACGGCAGGGTACATCGCCCCCGAGTATTACGGGACCTTCAAGTTCACGGACAAGTGCGATGTTTACAGCTTCGGAGTGGTGCTGGCGGTGGTGGTGATGGGGAAGATGCCCTCGGATGAGTTCTTTCAGAATACGGAGGAGATGAGCCTGGTGAAGTGGATGAGGAATGTGATGACCTCCGATGATCCCAAGCGGGCGATTGATCCCAAGCTCATGGGGAATGGCCACGAGGAGCAGATGCTGCTGGCTTTGAAGGTCGCTTGTTTCTGCACCTTGGATAATCCTAAAGAGAGGCCTAATAGTAAGGATGCCAGGACTATGTTGTCTCAGATTACGCATTGATTAATCATCAATATATTTGCTTTGTAAGTGTATGTGTATGTGTTGGTCTAAGAAGTTGAGATGTGTGTGTATCTGCTGAAATTAATTGTTACGATGTATTTGTATTTCCCTAGTTTGCTAATAAAAGTTTCTTCATATCCCACAATTTCTTTTAGGCATGCATAAAGCACAAGATAAATTATCGATTTGGTCTGTACCTAGAATTGTTAAAATTAACCACATTAATTAGTCATTACTGTGACCAAGAGTAAGTTATGTCCAaagtttatactccctccgtccgccaaaattatgtaaaattgcttgggcacgtgatttaataaaattggtgatgattttgatgtagtggagaaagggtcccaccactttatgagatgtgtggttgagattgaattttgagtgggttttttgtaaataaagagtgttagtaaggataaaatattaaagaggatgatgggaccattgccataaaaggaaagtgacataatcttggcggacgccaaatatagtaatttttacataatcttggcggacggagggagtattacatttTGCTGACAAATTGTGCTGAGATGATGGCAGTGATCGATAGTATTGTGTTGAGTTTGGAATATGGTCTGCACCCGATAAGTGGACAGCGCTGCCTACACGCGAATTAGCTTCCGTGGTCGAGCAGTCTCAATTTCACTACAGGTCGAATGGCGTGAGCCGCATGCGGGGAGACCCGCACGTACGGTTTTTAGGGGGATCTGGTCGAAAGACCGGCCGGCGCCCACCCGACTAGGGGGACTGAGAAATTAATAGAGTACAAAACTTATCTTCAAGCTTTACCTTATTCTGATCGTTCAGAGGGCGATCGCGGGGTCACTGAATGAAGTCCTCCGTTTCTTTCGGAGGTGCTGACCCGCAGCGAGGCAGAGATGACTAAGTGACATATGGAATATGGCGACGACAACAGCATGTCGTAGAAGGAGATAACAGGTGGAGCCAACGACCTACTAAGACTAACCTATCTACAACTACATCCCCAATCTATGTTTGCAGTTCGGGTTATGGTTGATCCGACAGAGAACGCCGCCTTCTTACCACTGGACAATCGAGATATCTTGGAAGCGGCGAGAGAGAATATTTTAATTGGAGTTTTTCATACTGGCTGGCAAATGAATCCGCACATAGTTTAACATAATTTGTGCGACAAATTGAGTAACTGATGAGGTGGTCTCATGATTTCCCTGATTGACTTAGGAACATTGTACGAAAAAAATATTTGGGTAAGAAAATTATTAATCTTTCGTCTCagggaaagaagaagaagaagaagatattgTGGGCCTTTAATTTCATGAAATTTGAGTCTTGGGCCTATGCGATGCAACTGATGCAAGAATCTCAAATGATGATAAAGTTTGTGACAATTGTTCTCAAATATCGAATTTTGGAATGTTTATTTGCATATCAGAGATGCCCCTATAGCTCAGTGGTAGAGCGTCAGTCTTGTAAACTGAAGGTCTGTAGTTCGATCCTGCATGGGGGCAATTATGgtccaatttatttttatatccaTTTCTtcctttttgtctttttttgGGTGCGACGGGGTCTTCAGTATTGCGCATGCGAGTATTATTTTTCGTTTGGCGTGTACAATCCAAAtaatgttgtaaatatatctataagatatatcttatgtgtgttgaccaagaaatctccctaaaaccctagcttcctacttgtataaatagaggcctttggccctcatattgaatacgctcaatacatattctcttctctattctctcgcttctctctagtttataacacgttatcagcacgatagtTCTAATTCTCTCATCTTCCATTGATCGTAGAAAGGTAATTCTACTTTAATTTTTGTGCTATCAATATATGTCGTTTTCATGTGAATTATATAAGAGTGTTAATCAAATAACTTCATATCTATTTGATTTTACAAAATTCTCGTATTCGTATGTTTTTCTGATTTGTGTAATGTGATTGTCGTACTTCGATTTTGATTTTCAATCTATTTACTTGACTACGGCTTGTTTTAGAAAACTGAAAAGAAGACAAATGctttttacttatttatttattaaattactaATAAAACATGATACGAGATTTAATCTAAATCTATTGATTATTACTTAAAAAGCATTATTTAAATTTCGTTAATTTAGATTCTGCCTAGACACAAGATTAGCTTAACAgaagataaaatattaaagatacACATCACATATCAAATttattcttttataattttcttcaatCCGACGAATTgatattcattaaaataaattaaatcaatttgTTTATTGTGAAATTTATTGTTATCAACTTTCATGTTAAATTCTGTAATTTTTGTGCtcttattttgagttttcacatatatatacagtctatttttttaaaatgatcttgaaaattaattgatgctatttaaatagcacaagtagtattcctgaagaatattacattcaagatcttaaattggtgctatttaaatagcacaagtagtattcttaaagaatattacattcaaaaTCTTAAACTGAtactattaaagtagcacaggtaatattcctgaagaatattacatgctctaagagcaagtaaattaaatatttggataacatatccttgaatctttatctatttgattcatattgttgctcccgatgtagcacaatcaatattccatgaagaatattacatagtcttcaagagcaatccatattacatgctcttgaaaattagaccttgaAGATCAAACGGCCCTAAAGGccgaatggttgtactctttttcccttactaagttttttttcctacgaggttttcttagttaaggtttttaacgaggcaactagtgtaatatatgagtaaatatatatgtcttgcactcttttcctctaccgaatttttcccatgaggtttttacggagaggtttttaacaaggcatgaacaTTTATACACTAACATCATATGGAATCCTATGATATGTGTCTTGGTGAAATAATtacacatattattcttcaaaagaagaagcagTGTTTCCTTGAGTTGACATTAGATGAGAataatgttaacacaatatcaggtgcatcaaacatcattgaaggctccggaagagcttgtatcatt includes these proteins:
- the LOC131019629 gene encoding leucine-rich repeat receptor-like serine/threonine/tyrosine-protein kinase SOBIR1, whose amino-acid sequence is MRASLVILYKSTYDVNFGAKSSAPNSFTRHPRPRLHNKNTQPPHKTPAASNHHNFHRWRQRPAAAMAPTPSKCHLFLLHFTTLILLVQSRPPTLLRSDLEALLLIHKDLGFRRSPAANPCDSAGILCERRSVNTSHTLRITGLVFESQQLDGRLSPAISKLTELKQLSLQDNNLFDQIPAQIVECKKLEILDLRNNQFSGQIPLGLSWLIRLRVLDLSGNMFTGNLKFLKHFPNLEKLNLADNMFAGTVPASLRSFRNLQFVDVSGNSLLVGPLPSINNHENQEHSQAPGMLRQTTGSAADQSHHSVAAESTGIQSTIPKRYSLAEISPAAAKNGTKLPALFLAPGPSPAGGPSAAPTGRHRKSNKKRIIGWSLGFVAGVIGGILSGLVFSLVFKLLLLLINGRNKDTGIKIFSPLIKKPEDLAFLEKEDGLSSLNIIGKGGCGEVYKAVLPGSDGKEIAIKKINQSATDTEELTEEDSKLLNKKMRQIRSEIKTVGEIRHRNLLPLLAHLPRPDCHYLVYEYMKNGSVHDYLLQVSRGERELDWAARYKIIMGIAAGLEYLHMNHTPRIIHRDLKPANVLLDDEMEARIADFGLAKSVPDANTHVSTSNIAGTAGYIAPEYYGTFKFTDKCDVYSFGVVLAVVVMGKMPSDEFFQNTEEMSLVKWMRNVMTSDDPKRAIDPKLMGNGHEEQMLLALKVACFCTLDNPKERPNSKDARTMLSQITH